The following proteins come from a genomic window of Castor canadensis chromosome 17, mCasCan1.hap1v2, whole genome shotgun sequence:
- the Carhsp1 gene encoding calcium-regulated heat-stable protein 1, producing MGGVLGVPPRGHAPSPSPLSQSKRSEAAGRAGRVARSIMSSEPPPPPQPLSHQPSGGLLDAPRARERSPSPLRGNVVPSPLPTRRTRTFSATVRASQGPVYKGVCKCFCRSKGHGFITPADGGPDIFLHISDVEGEYVPVEGDEVTYKMCSIPPKNEKLQAVEVVITHLAPGTKHETWSGHVVSS from the exons ATGGGCGGGGTCCTTGGCGTCCCGCCCCGAGGCCACgccccctccccatctccactcTCGCAGTCCAAGCGGAGCGAAGCAGCTGGCAGGGCAGGTCGTGTCGCCAG gtCAATCATGTCATCTGAGCCTCCCCCACCGCCACAGCCCCTGTCACATCAACCTTCGGGTGGGCTGCTGGACGCCCCTCGGGCCCGAGAGCGCTCGCCATCTCCACTGCGGGGCAATGTGGTCCCGAGCCCGCTGCCCACACGCAGGACGAGGACCTTCTCAGC GACGGTGCGGGCTTCCCAGGGCCCAGTCTACAAAGGAGTCTGCAAGTGTTTCTGCCGATCTAAGGGCCATGGCTTTATCACCCCGGCTGACGGTGGCCCCGACATCTTCCTGCACATCTCCGA TGTGGAAGGGGAGTACGTCCCGGTGGAAGGCGACGAGGTCACCTATAAAATGTGCTCCATCCCTCCCAAGAATGAGAAGCTGCAGGCTGTAGAGGTGGTTATCACCCACCTGGCACCGGGCACCAAGCATGAGACCTGGTCCGGGCACGTCGTCAGCTCCTAG
- the Litafd gene encoding lITAF domain-containing protein, with protein MPRVATSIPMYTMCPFCGNYITTVTTPIPGLLTWLLCTGFFMFGCFLGCCFLPFCMTSLMDVSHSCPVCQQEVFRYHRL; from the exons ATGCCTCGGGTGGCAACCTCCATACCAATGTACACCATGTGTCCCTTCTGTGGGAACTACATCACCACGGTGACCACCCCCATCCCCGGACTCCTTACTTGGCTGCTCTGCACTGGCTTCTTTATGTTTGG GTGCTTCCTGGGTTGCTGCTTCCTCCCATTCTGCATGACCAGCCTGATGGACGTGAGCCACTCCTGTCCTGTGTGTCAGCAAGAGGTCTTCCGCTACCACCGCCTGTGA